The segment CTAGTCCTCTGCTTGAGAAATTAACACTGCGACATTGTGAGGGTGTTAGCAATCTCAAGATTAATGCACCAAACCtcaaatatatgcatgttttagGTACTTTCGATGTTGTCAACCTTGAGAGTGCCTTGAATATTACTGAGGCTGAAGTTTATGTAAGCATCCATTCTGAGTCTGCTTACGACAGATGGGTTCCTGACAGTTGGAAACCCAGCAGTTCTAGCAATTTGCTCAAGATTTTTGATCACCTCCCACGTATTCGAAGGCTCGAGATTAAGTGGCACTTTTTGAAGGTAAATGTATTTCCTGGCTAATTTCATACTTTATTTAATGATCATTGTCATCGCTATTGGAATTTCGGtcattagttttatttttttctgcaTCAGTATTTGTCTTTGGGTGCGTTGCCAGAAAAGCTCCCTAAACCCTGCCAGTATCTGAAAGTTCTTACTATGGACTTATGCTTTGATGATCCGGATGCAATTCAAACTGCTCTATGCATTCTGATAAGCTCCCCTGCTCTGCAGGAATTAGAAATCTTTGTGAGTTGACCTCTGCTGACTTAAATCTTAATTTCTACGGACATTAGGGTAAACTCCCTGATTAGTTTAAACAGCTATTTGCCAAAACCTCCATTTCTAATGCTAGACCTATGTAGATGGATGACAGAAAGAAACTCACAAGGTCACCCGGTGTTGTCGAACAACAGAACTCTTCTTGTTTCGAGGTCAGCTACAACTGCACATTCTATCAACTGCGACTTGTGAACATAACCCGGATCTCTGGTGTTGAAGCTGAACTAGATTTCATCAAATGTATACTTTTAGGTTCACCTCTGCTTGAGAGAATGACTGTCACGCCTGCTTCTATGGATGGTTTTACAAAACTTGTAAAAGAGCTACTCCAGCTTAAACGTGAATCGAAGCATGCAGCGATAATTCTCATGGATCCATAATTCTTCAATGAATCGAAGCAGCTAAACGGTTCTGGACTTCTGGTTGAAATGAAACAGGGTTTGGAGTGGTATCTTTTGGTACAAGTCTAAAGTCTTCATATCATGATTTCCTCTGTCACTAACTCACTATTAAGTTGGTTTCGCATACAAAATGGTGTATCCTGTTAAATTTTTGTCAGAATAACCAAAAGGTCTGAACAAAATCCAGTCTGAAAATTTTGGGTGTGCATAGCAGTCTTTTAAGTTAACTTCTCTATCTGTTCATCTTCAGAAACGTTTCTTGCTTCTCATGCTTGAATAGATTGTATCAATCGCCATGTATCTTTGACCtgcaaacaatatataaagtTCATCAACAGAAACTGATAAATTCAAGTGCTTAATTTAATTTCACATGTTTTAAAGTTTCCATactggaagaaaaaaacataaaaaacacATTTACGGAGatgtgattgaaaaatatatgaaacaaaaaagtcatcaactagtTCTCGTTATAAAAGCtttttataaattaaatataaagtCAATTAGAATAAACGTCATGCATTTTTCTTTGAGCCAAATAGGCAAAGTACTAAAATGATActgtgacaaaaaaaatataaaaccgATTCGGATCAAATACAAGAAACAAgcctaaaataaaaagaaaaacctaaaTATCCAACTAGTAGCCACCAAACCTTTAACAGAAATTAAGCATAAAAagtatagaaaatttcatataagtcacattctgaacattttctcctacataagtccaccataacagttttactcatataagtccacttttaaggctaaatctgttattttacttttacgatgtacctaaaataccctcctctcctttacaccaattctctttctctccctctttttttttccttNNNNNNNNNNNNNNNNNNNNNNNNNNNNNNNNNNNNNNNNNNNNNNNNNNNNNNNNNNNNNNNNNNNNNNNNNNNNNNNNNNNNNNNNNNNNNNNNNNNNNNNNNNNNNNNNNNNNNNNNNNNNNNNNNNNNNNNNNNNNNNNNNNNNNNNNNNNNNNNNNNNNNNNNNNNNNNNNNNNNNNNNNNNNNNNNNNNNNNNNNNNNNNNNNNNNNNNNNNNNNNNNNNNNNNNNNNNNNNNNNNNNNNNNNNNNNNNNNNNNNNNNNNNNNNNNNNNNNNNNNNNNNNNNNNNNNNNNNNNNNNNNNNNNNNNNNNNNNNNNNNNNNNNNNNNNNNNNNNNNNNNNNNNNNNNNNNNNNNNNNNNNNNNNNNNNNNNNNNNNNNNNNNNNNNNNNNNNNNNNNNNNNNNNNNNNNNNNNNNNNNNNNNNNNNNNNNNNNNNNNNNNNNNNNNNNNNNNNNNNNNNNNNNNNNNNNNNNNNNNNNNNNNNNNNNNNNNNNNNNNNNNNNNNNNNNNNNNNNNNNNNNNNNNNNNNNNNNNNNNNNNNNNNNNNNNNNNNNNNNNNNNNNNNNNNNNNNNNNNNNNNNNNNNNNNNNNNNNNNNNNNNNNNNNNNNNNNNNNNNNNNNNNNNNNNNNNNNNNNNNNNNNNNNNNNNNNNNNNNNNNNNNNNNNNNNNNNNNNNNNNNNNNNNNNNNNNNNNNNNNNNNNNNNNNNNNNNNNNNNNNNNNNNN is part of the Fragaria vesca subsp. vesca unplaced genomic scaffold, FraVesHawaii_1.0 scf0513126, whole genome shotgun sequence genome and harbors:
- the LOC101310486 gene encoding F-box/FBD/LRR-repeat protein At1g13570-like; translated protein: MELDRISSLPNDVTEKILSHLLPREAARTSVLSTKWRYKSAMLHDLEFDECCWSESQNREVDDCDDQTSFVKMVDHVLLLHIGPIRKFKLVCDLNELTTRDIDRWVTHLSRNSIKELILFLWESGYKIPLCVFSCQDLVRLEFTQCMLKPPSTFKGFSSLKSLQLIAVDLDQDVFQILIRSSPLLEKLTLRHCEGVSNLKINAPNLKYMHVLGTFDVVNLESALNITEAEVYVSIHSESAYDRWVPDSWKPSSSSNLLKIFDHLPRIRRLEIKWHFLKYLSLGALPEKLPKPCQYLKVLTMDLCFDDPDAIQTALCILISSPALQELEIFMDDRKKLTRSPGVVEQQNSSCFEVSYNCTFYQLRLVNITRISGVEAELDFIKCILLGSPLLERMTVTPASMDGFTKLVKELLQLKRESKHAAIILMDP